A segment of the Arachis hypogaea cultivar Tifrunner chromosome 5, arahy.Tifrunner.gnm2.J5K5, whole genome shotgun sequence genome:
CTGTAAATCATTTTCATTAATGATAATTCATCATTTTCTATGAGTGATTGTTCTACTATACGCACCAATTCAAGCTCGATAAAGCACAAAAAGAGATCGTAATCTGACCTCATCAAAACTACTCGTACACAAAACCAGTGACTAAAACGAATCGCAAGAGTAACTTGATAAAACAAATATAATCAACCTCCTAAGGTCGGAATGAGTATCATTGAGTCTCTAGATTACGAGAACAAATCATTACCTAACCTtacaaaaatttattacaaaGGCGGTGATTTAAAAAAGTGTCCGACCTCCTCAAGTCGACATAGCAAGAACAAGTAATCCAACCTTATAGAATAACTCGACCAAAATGAGCTGAAAAGAGAGTCAGAAATaacttgtaaaatttttttagcaACGAAAACTACCAATCTCACGTAGTTGGAACAACTAAAAATAATTCAGAACAACCGAGttataaagaaaaagatttgTAAAAAAGAGAGCATGTTTGTTATAAAGAAAGTAAACAAATCTACTATTATGCAAATCAAAACTATAAACACTTATAACACGACAAAATAAGTGTGAAGAAGTTTTTAAAAGCCCAAACCTGGGTAAAACATCATCCAGACTATGGCTATTACAAAAGACAAAGTGTTCAAAGACCCACAAACCGGACCACCAAAACAAAGATAAAAGTCCGAAAATAAAACTAAGTAGGAGGAGGGTCCTGCTCCTTGATAATCATGTTAGCTGTCTCATCAACTCAAATTACAGAGTTAGGAGGATTCTCAGTAGTTTAGATAGGAGAGTCCAAAAGGACCTCATCAACTTGGGCAGCAGAGGTCTTCGGGTTCCCGGTAGGAACGGTGTCAACCTCAGGAGAAACAATCTTTCCATCAATCATGAATTTGTCGAGATCAATGGGAGAGAGGTCAACCTCGGGTGCAAGAACCCATAATTGGGCCTTCAGATTCTCAGCCATCTCGTCCATCCACAAGGCCACCGATTCCTCCAAACACCCATACTCCTCCCTCAACTTAGCTAGTTCCTCCTTCAGGTCCAGCTTCTCCCCAAACACACAAGTATAACTCTTCTCAGCCTTCTTCTACAATCCCTCTGCCATAGCGCAATTAACCTCGTATTGCTTTACCTTATCGTGAAGTTTGGAAAGATCAATATTGAGAACCCCTCCCTTTTCAACTTATAACTCTGACTTGGACTTCCGAAGAGAAGCAACCTCAGGACGAAGATCGGTCAACTCTTTCTGGATATTGCCAAGTGGAGTTGCTTCTAATTGCTTCACAAGGGTTGAACACACCCCTGTCGTCCGAATACCTCCTCGAGCCAATAACTCCAAATGCCTTCTGAGAAAAACATCATCTATACTTATAGAACTATAAGTAAGGATATATTCTTCACAAAAGCCACTGCGTTGAAACCCTAGTCATATGGACTACCGAACTCGAAAGAAGGAGCTTTGCATTTTTGAGAATCCGAGTCGGTATAGAGGGCACCGGGGAACTGTCTAAGGTAGAGGCTCTATATTCAAAGGGGGGAGAAGGAAGGATAACTTTGACGGACTGAGAAGAGAACGACTCTGACTTAGAAGGAGAAAAAAGATCACTCAACTTACCGGCCTCTTTTAATTGGATGGCCTGAGCAACTGCATTCTTCTTCGCTTGCCGAACTCTTTGTAAAGCATCCATACCGTTGGTCATCCCTgctacaaaaagaaaaacaaaaacaagaacagAGACTAAGGTTACATAAGTCGGACAGATATAAGAGAGGCATCTACAAAATGAAAAAGCTAACGACCTAGTTCAGTACGGACATAACTCGACTTGCCTATCAAAAACTTCTTTGTGTCGAGGTAAGGAGCTCGACCCCAACACTCCTGAGAAATGGCCATTATATCCAGATCCGCAAGGTTGAATTTAATGGCGTTAGAGACCTCTTTTCAGTACAAACTAAAGATAGGTTCATCCCTCTCATTAAAGAAAAAAGGCCGGGTACCCTCAATAGATCAGACCTTAAAGTAATAGTTCTTAAAGTCATGAAACGactcatgaaaaattgaaaaatcctTCTGACATTGAATAGCTCAGAAGGAAAGCCAATATTTTTTTCAAGCTGAAATGTTTGATAAGttggaaaagataaaagaaaattctGGAAGAAAAAGGAATATTAGGCTCTCAACTAATTAGTTAATAAACCTTCATAAACCCCCATGAATTTAGATGAAGTTGAGAAGGAGCTACTTTACATATACACAGAATTTCAATCTCAAAATCAGTAAATGGAAGTGTTACTCCTAGCCTAGTAAACAAACATTACATGAAAAGAAAGTGGTTTTCCGAGTTACTAAGTCAGGGGAAGCAAATCCTATCCTTTGGGTCAGGAGCTACTAACTCATACTTCCTCTCATCCTCTTGGGTTCTACAAATTCTATGTTGTAAACAAAATTTTTCTACATATTCATTGTCAACTATGGGGACAGCAGAAATGGCAGTAATATCTACCCAATCTAAACCAGGGAAAACTTTAGATGACATTCTGAGAATTACCAAACGAGACGTAATGGGTTATATCTACAAAAAACCAAAATGAAGCTCTGTTACTACAAAATTCACGAACTACAAGTCAGGTACAGGGTTACAAGAAACAAACAGCTCAAAGATGTCGGATCGTTTTCACGAACTTGGAAAAGGATCCAAATTTACCAGTACCTTATTGTAGTAACAGCAGAGATAAAAAATGTCGCCTATATACTAGGATTCGAAATGACACCATTATCAGAATAAAATTGCACCATTTGGGGGGCACaaagtgatgcgtgagcatcttgtacccattttttcttattttctagtcagttttagttagaatttattaagtttaattatattttagtgcaaaaattctctttaaatgctactttgagttgttttagtatttttatgatttcaggtgaaattcagaTCAGTTTGGCAGAATTTTGAGCAAAAAGGAGAAGATTCGAAGCTACCCCCTTAGGCGCTAAACGCTAAAGGGGCCTTCTATCCACTTTGGGTACTAAACGCccaactggcgtttagcgccaagtGATCCGAATTAAAGCCCATCAAGGAAGCATCTTCAAGTGGATTTAGCTTTTAttagttatcttttattttatttttgtaatttttatttacaaataatatcttttagttttatgatttattattttatttgattttcaaatcaaattaggttagatataaaagggaaaagattcaccctttaGGGGATCTTCTCACTTCCGCACGTTACACTTTTCAGAACCCTTGTTTTCtttgtaagtcatgagccactaaacctccttggttaaggttaggagctctgtttatttctatgggttaagactattacttttctattttaattaatgtattgattaagtttcaaggattacttttgttcttcattttatgaATCTGGATGGAATGAGAGTATGACCTTTATTCTATATGCATTCTTGTGATCCTTAGAAAAGGTCCCTCACCTGAACAACAGTTTGAAAGTAAATTCTTCCTAAATtactaattacttgaactaatcaggatatgtgatatataatcctcttagttttttataattaagatttttGTGGCGATAAACTAGATTTGagcttaaccctctaatcggaatcaagtgaccaagagattggcggttgatgaaggttagaagagactaaattactaagagattagggtttagtcaattacggTTTCctatgaaatgaatcttgcatgattaaaatagttggtaagaaatccTAATCCGAAAAAGTAAACATCCCCgataccttaactgttttctctcaaTGATTTCTACATCAACTCATTATTTGCCCTCTCATTCTctgatttactgtttaatgcctTTGAAAACCATAAAACCAACTTTTTTCTGTCTGCCTGACTAAACCAATCAGTCGACCattgttgctcaatccatcagtccttgtgggattgaccctcactcatctgaggtattacttggacgacctggtacacttgtcgGTTCAGTTGTGGACATTCTCAAAATCCGCACCACAAAGTTAAGCCCGAAATTTAAAACCaacaacaaaattcataatagatGAGTGGTCTTCAAAGATGATAAGCGATAAAAGCTACTACTACAAAACAACCAAAAAATCATGGCAAATAAATACATTTCcaagaaagcaagaaaagaaaccTCTATAAGTAGTGGCAAAAGGTCGTATTTTCAAAAACCCTCTATAAAGACCATTTCTCACAAAAAGCATAGAACCAATAGTTTCATCCATCAAGAAACTTCAACCAGCAAAcaacaataatgaaagaaaaacctATCTTGATGAAGAACAGAAGGCAACAAGGAATGCGTGCAACAGCAAAGTGAACGGGCAATCCCAAATGTTTTAAGTAACATGAACAAAGATTTGAAGCAGAATCCTAAGATAGAAAAATCTTGGAAGAAGATCAACGAAAATAAAGTcacaatgaagaagaagaaaagtcttgagagaaaaataagtaaaatataaGGAATGGaagcaaaaaagaagaaagagaaaaacgatTATGTTTATATAGTCATTAGGGACAAAATTGTAAATTTATCCCGTATTTAATGACATGCCCGATTACCAAAGTAACTGAAAAGATGTATGAACGGTTACAAAAAATCGTAACATTCAGATTCAAAAAATACATCAAGTACTCGACATAACTCCGAGGAAGGTGGTATACCCGACGTGATAGGATGAAAGCTACAAGAGATTAAGATCGACTTGGGAATGCTTGAGCCCGATCCAGTAAAGCTCGGTCTTAGACAAgagcactgttcatatcctgacCCACTACGTAGTCAGGCCCAAAATGAACAAAGTCCAATCAACAGATATTATCAGGATCGACACCTACCCAACCTCATAGAGGTCGGACACGACCACGCTAGCCTAGCCCTACTTATCTTTATCAGTAAGTAACTCCTACAATATTTTCTATTCATCTAGAAATGAAATTTCCATAACCTCCCTACAAAAAGGGACTAACCAACCCACCACCAAAGGTGAAGTACTCAAAGAGTGATTATTGACTCTACCTCTACACTTATAAATATCCTGACATCCTCAGGTATTTTTCGAactctaatctactaaaaatttACCAAAAATCTGTCTAAAGTCCTTGCTATCTTAAGTATCagagtcttttgcaggtaccacccccatctcGTTATGAAAAATTCGGACAACTTCATCCTTACAGAAGAAAACGTCAGATCTTTCACCTAAAAGCATCTAAATCTCATGTTTAAATTCAAATCATCTTGAGTCTAAGCAAGTCTCGGAACAGacgtattaaattttttttaaataaatatgacaagagaaaaaaattctaaaattcattaataatcataaatatttattttttattaatatttttaattatcaatttaatttttttaactttaataatatatttttaatttatatttttaaatattattaactaaaaaataattaaaaataataaattttattaacgctctataaaaattattaatttttttgttatcttcTCATGTATATACATACGGTCTTTGAAAGTCAGACGTGTACTTAAACAGTAGACACTCGAGAGCGAGGGaccagaaaaaaacacaaaaccaAGCTAGCTAAGTAAGAAGGTGCCAAAATTCGGTTCATCCCTTCCTTAGGTGAGTGAAGTCTTTAGTTTCATCACGTGTTCATGtctgctctctctctctttctctcttcatcCCTGTTATGACTGctgattttctttctatttaaAAAGATTCTTTCTCTTCTACTATATAAATACTTTCATTCTACTCCTTCTACTCTCATCTTCATCACACTCTCCGATCCTCTAATTTCATTTCATTACTTTCAATTCTCTCACATTTTCTTAGAGCAAAGAGCAAGATGGCGATGCTGGCGAAACGTGTTGCTTCCTCTGCGGCTCGCTCACTCCTCACTTCTTCCAATTCCACCTTCACCAGAAACATTCATGTAACCAACACTTATACTAcccactctattttcttttctctctctcaatTGTTCAATTTTAGCTTTAGCTTAGCTTTTCGTTCAATTGAAAGGTTGTTTTTTTTGTTGTGGTTGTTGATAATGTTCTTGCATGCTTGATCCGTGTCGATCACGGAGATGGAGGTAGTGTGTTTGGGGTTCAAACTAATCTCACAATTACACGTGTTTCGCGCCACCAATCACCACTCTTCTCACACATCAcgcttatcttttttttttaattattatactaCTAATAATGTTGTTAATcttagttaataattaattagtattcTTTTCAGACTTCTTTTTGTCGATGATTATTTCAGACGGATTAtgctttttttttaccaaaaaaatatttgggtgtaaaTATTAAATCTGATGATGTTTGTTATCAAGAGATCTGATGAGATTAAGATGCTAATTGTTAACTTAATGCACTATATAGTGGGTGAAACATTGGAGTAATATGCATGGGTTCGTAAGTTTAAATCTGATtgttgttaattaaaaaaattttaagaaaatattaaTCCTTGTATAATTAGTTAATCACTATTTAACAAATAGTTAATCAACTATTAATCATTCTTTCTCATGAGAAtgaatatatatttattacacaaaaataatatgtatattttttgttGCATTATTTGAGACTCCCTCCTAATTATGCTTCTGCTTTTGTCCAAAACATAGTTGAATTGAGTTTATTGGCAGACCATGATTATGTATAATCTCACCCCCTTAATACTTTGTTTATTGGGAATAGGCTTCTGGTGGAAAAAAGAAGATTGTGGGAGTTTTCTACAAAGGAAACGAGTATGCTTCCATGAATCCCAATTTCGTTGGTTGTGTTGAAGGAGCATTGGGGATTCGCGAGTGGCTTGAATCACAGGGTCATGAGTACATTGTCACTGATGACAAAGAAGGACCAGATTCTGGTCAGTATCATTTTAAGTCTTGAATTTAGTTTCTATATACCTACAAATATACCAACTATATAGATATTTTACTATAACTATTACAAGAGTCATACAAAATGGTGAGATTTGATTGGTCACGGTACATAACTTTTTATTAACAGGAATGAGATTGATGTTTACATATTGATTTTTATGTATAAAAATGTCGGAGTGTCAAAATTAATCTTATTCTTTTATCTATGCATGGGTAATTACTTTCTCCTTATACTGAATTTTCTGCTTTAACTTTATGATTCATTTGATTTATGGGCTTATGGCTACTTTTTGGTATGTCTACCAGTACTTGAGAAACACATTCCTGATCTCCATGTCCTCATATCTACACCATTTCACCCTGCATATGTCACTGCGGAAAGAATTAAGAAAGCTAAGAATTTAGAGCTGCTGTTGACTGCTGGAATTGGTTCCGATCACATTGATCTTAATGCTGCGGCTGCTGCCGGCTTAACTGTGGCCGAGGTCACAGGAAGTAATGTGGTGTCGGTTGCAGAGGATGAGCTCCTGCGGATCCTCATCCTATTGAGGAATTTCTTGCCTGGATACCAGCAAGCTGTTACTGGTGACTGGAATGTTGCCGGCATTGCTTATAGAGCTTACGATCTTGAAGGAAAGACTATAGGAACTGTTGGTGCTGGACGAATTGGCAAGCTCTTACTACAAAGGTTGAAACCCTTTAACTGTAATCTTCTGTATCACGATCGGCTCAAGATGGATCCTGAGTTGGAGAACCAAATTGGAGCAAAGTTTGAGGAGGACCTTGATGCAATGCTTCCAAAGTGTGATGTAATTGTTATCAACATGCCTCTCACTGATAAGACAAGGTATAATTCCTTCTGCATTAGTAGTTTATACCAACTAGTTAaatcatttataatttttaaaactttcttgTGCAAATCACAATGCCTTCTCTTAAGGAAATTGAAAGGTGTGTATGTATATTctgtctttttttctttttctttcttgggaTGAGACAAGGGGTTAAATTTGAACATAGGAATTCTTTGGTCATTGCTTAGTAGTTATCAAAAATCATCTTTCTGAAAAGTTAAACCTCTTGGGTAGAGTCGGAAAGACATATGAATGATTTTATATATCAAGAACTCAAGGCCTTTTGTAATAAAATCTCTTTTGTCATGTCATGAATTATTTCTTCCAAAAGTTTAAGTTGTTAGAGACACATGAGTTGTTTTGTACCTAATAGTAATAAATCTATTTTTGTGACATAGGGGATTGTTCGACAAAGATCGGATTGCTAAGTGTAAGAAGGGTGTTCTTATTGTCAACAATGCTCGAGGGGCAATCATGGACACGCAAGCAGTTGCTGATGCTTGCTCCAGTGGGCACATTGCAGGTAATTCGGAAACAAGCTGACAAATATTTGTGTTTTTAAACGATCAACTATCATTCAAGTAACTCTTACACAAGAATTTTATCTAATAAGCAGAGTTATTCAAATTTCATAAAGGTTAAAGCTAATCTTATTTGTTAATTTCTCTGTCATGCAATTGTTTCGAATCTCTTATTTCTGTAGGCTACAGTGGTGATGTGTGGTTCCCACAACCAGCTCCAAAGGATCATCCATGGCGCTACATGCCAAACCATGCCATGACTCCTCACATTTCTGGTACCACCATAGATGCACAGGTAAGTTTTTTAAGTTTCAACATATTCCCTTACCTcctattagagatataaccattcatGTGCCACTTCTTATCAGTTTAAACTTTTGGGAGAAGTAGTATCATGACACCTTCTCCTGAGAAattgtttctattttaatataactGTTATTATGGTGCTGATGAGTGATgatagttatttttgaaaataacaatacTCTCTTTTCCAGTACCTAACTTCCTTAACTGCTTTTGTGTCTTTCAAAATGGAGTACtaatgaaataataaaatgaaaatcGATTCAGTTGCGTTATGCTGCTGGCGTGAAAGACATGCTTGATAGGCACTTCAGGGGTGAAGACTTCCCAGAACAAAACTACATTGTGAAGGAAGGTCAACTAGCACCCCAATACCGGTGAAGCTAAAGCAGACATGTTAAGGCATTCGACTCTTCAATTGTGGTGACCCTTCAGAAAAGGAATCAGAAATGTATGAACTGCAATAATTgttctgctttttattttgagTGTTTTCAGTTTTAAACTTTGAACTCTTTTTGTTTTGTAAGAAATAAAACTGATGAACGCCTGAGGCTACTAGTATGCTCATTtttcattttatgaatttgggtgtaCTTTTCCCATGACGTGAGTAAAATGTAATAAATTTGGTATAACAAGATATGGAAAATTGACGAATAAAAGTGAACTATGGCATTTGGTTTCAAAACTCTCTCCCTTATCTTTAATCGGTCTTGAATCATAGGGCACACAGTAGTTATGTTGTATGCTTCATTGCAAATGCCGTAACGGTTTTTATATTTGCCTTTGACCAAGATGCTTAGTTGCATACCTCAAACCAGAGAAAATGGTGGGTTGGAAGGCAGGTCCTggtatcctgcaaggttcaaggAAGACTTCTCAATCTCTTCAAAGATTTTTGTGAGGGAATTATGTATCATGACCTATAAGATCTATTTCCTAACTTTTAACTTGAAGTAGGATGGCAATGGCTCGCGTAGGGATGGATTTTGGCTCTGTCTGTCCAACCTCGCCTCATCTTTCTTTATTCTATATAGAGCCTCGTTATTATACGCTGGTAGCAAAAAACCTGCATGCTAAAGCTAAACCGGATGGAACTCAACAGTAAATAAAAATTCAAGCAGGATAGAACTCAACACTAAATAGAAACTCAAGAcatctttctcttttttattaggagaaattaaatttagtttttattgtggttttatttatttaattaattaaagtatttaaaattaatgtagttacttttttttacaataatattattaaaatttataaattaagaaataattcactactaaaaaaatattaatattctaaaaaaattaataacttcataaataacaataatacgcaatatataattcaatcttaaactaatttataaaattacttaatataaaaaaaacatagtTAAACTCTATAGTTGACGATAAATATTGTTATATGTATTCAATCAAGTCCTCTTTTAGTTGTCGATGTTGTTGCCTATTCCAAAGTTGGACATTTCTTTGAAGAAATTGGtggtatggtgcaaaatcttCGTCTCTCAACTGAGATTGTGATAAGCTATTTTTAACATCGTCATACTTTAGGCCTTGAGCAAAATTTCCTGTGTCTATCATTTTCAACAATtatattatgcaatataatacaagtTCTCATTATGTTTGCAAGCTTCTTTTTTTTCCAAAAGCACATTGTACCACATATAATTGCAAAACGTACTTGCAACACTCCGAAGGCTCATTCTAAGTCTTTTCTTTGCCCTTCTTGATATTGTGCAAAGACCTTGCATTTCTCTCCTTGATATTGATTTGATAAATGTGGCCCATTTAGAATAAATACCATATGCTAAATAGTATCCCAtagtataattattaccattaataataatataatttacctTCGGAGCACGATCATTTAGAATATCATCGAACATTGGTGAACGATCTAACACATTGATATCGTTATTGAACCAAAAACTCCAAAGAATGCATGTCATATTCAAAGGTCTGAAGATGCTACAACCTTAAGTACTATGGTTGCAATCCTATGATAAGTcgataaccactcatgtacataTCTTTCCATGACTTTGGACAATTTTTCCATTGCCAATACATACAGTCGATGCTACCCAACATACCAAAAAAGCTACGACCTCCGCCATTTATAGTAAGTGTTGTACatcatttgaatttgattttttataaGTATTCATTCTCAAACACCGAAATGACACCATCAACAAATTTTTTCAAGCATTTAATTATGATGCTCTCGCCTAtgcgcacataatcatcaacaacatTAGCTGCTATGCCATATACTAACATCCATATCGCAGTAATGCATTTTGTAGTGGTGACAAGTCTCTTCTCCTAGTTGCATCGACCCTCTGTTGAAAATACGGATAAACATTTGAGAGGGTATCTACTATCCGAAAGAACACGTGTCTTCTCAttcaaaatcttataaaaaatGTCAACATTATATACTGGCTCATCTGCAAAGTAATCTTTGAAAAGGTAATCATGtcctacttttttatttttgttgatccATCTACGAGGAGTTGGAAAAGAGTTTCTATTGATACCTTCTTCTTCTGAATCATTGAACAAATACTTATCGATCCAATTATTCATGAGTGTGTTATTTCGCCTTTTTCTTTTACCAtacaaaatctcattaaaaatattatcaaagtTTCTAGCTATTAATTGAAATATAATATTTAGCA
Coding sequences within it:
- the LOC112802465 gene encoding formate dehydrogenase, mitochondrial; protein product: MAMLAKRVASSAARSLLTSSNSTFTRNIHASGGKKKIVGVFYKGNEYASMNPNFVGCVEGALGIREWLESQGHEYIVTDDKEGPDSVLEKHIPDLHVLISTPFHPAYVTAERIKKAKNLELLLTAGIGSDHIDLNAAAAAGLTVAEVTGSNVVSVAEDELLRILILLRNFLPGYQQAVTGDWNVAGIAYRAYDLEGKTIGTVGAGRIGKLLLQRLKPFNCNLLYHDRLKMDPELENQIGAKFEEDLDAMLPKCDVIVINMPLTDKTRGLFDKDRIAKCKKGVLIVNNARGAIMDTQAVADACSSGHIAGYSGDVWFPQPAPKDHPWRYMPNHAMTPHISGTTIDAQLRYAAGVKDMLDRHFRGEDFPEQNYIVKEGQLAPQYR